A stretch of DNA from Octopus sinensis unplaced genomic scaffold, ASM634580v1 Contig19476, whole genome shotgun sequence:
CCGAAATCAACAGTGTGGGCGGCATTGGGAGGGAGAGAATCCTCAATCGAAATGGCCAATACAAAATGAAAATGTCCGGATGGGGCTATATGAGGAAAATAAAGGATTTGTATAATACATTTCTTGACCTAGCCTGGTGGAAAGTGTGTCTGATATATCCGATTGTGTTTATTATTTCCTGGCTCTTCTTCGGGCTGCTGTGGTTCCAAATATCAAAGGAGAAGGGACAGTGTTTGGCCAACGTCGACTCGTTTTATTCCGCGTTCCTGTTCTCCCTGGAGACACAGCGAACGATCGGGTACGGCCACCGATACATCAGACAGACGTGTTTCAGTTCCTATGTGGTGCTAGTCCTGCAGTCGAGCATTGGAATTGTCATTCACGCACTCATGGTCGGAATGATGTACGACCGTTTCTCCAAAAACAACAATCGAGCACAGACTATTCTCTTCTCCAGAAACGCAGTGATCTGCCAGAGGGACAATTTCCCCTGTTTTGTATTCAGAACAGCTAACTTGCAGGCAACAGGCCTTGTCGACTGCCAGGTTGTTCTCAAGTTTGTGTATTCTACCATTACTGAAGAACAGGAGACTATTCTCCTTGATTTTATTAACCTCCAAGTCGGCGAGGATGACGTTTCTCAGGAAATTGAATTTTGTACTCCAGTCCTCATTGCACACAGAATCACGCCTGCTAGTCCAATCTACGACTATCTCGAAAAAGGTCTCGAAGAATCCCAATTTGAAATACTCGTTCTCCTGACTGGGTGCGACGAAGCCACTGGAGTCACCATCCAGGCTCGAGTCTCCTATCTTCCCAGAGATATCATCCTCAATCACCGATTCGTTATGATTGAGTCTTTGTCCAACTCGAATGATTGGAttcttgattttaaaaaatttcattctattttgcCCGAATaatatgttttcttatttttgtagAATATTCTTTTTCGGTTAAAATGCTAATTTTTGGATGTTAAAATAAACGAATTATCATTTCAATGAAATATTCAGGTCAGTCTGTATTTCTTGCATATGTAGGGAGTATTCTATTTGCTGTTTTCACTCTCGTCTCCTTTTCATTTTCGGTCGTGTTCTACGCCAGTGGTACAACACGGACTGTAATGTCTAGGGGGAACATCACTTTTTCGTTGTCCCATGAAGAGTGCTATTCCAAAGTTGTTGTTCTGTGCTGGAATATTCGGCATGTTAGTAATCCTCACATCTTTTTTCACTTCATTCAACCCCGTTACGAAAAGAAACCGACAAAAGGAGGTAGTCCTTGCAGATTATGTTTCCCTATTCTTCGTGCTAATCGTGATCATCTTAAGCATTGCATGTAATTCTATACATAACTATACTCCAGCTCTGGCACTGGCTATTGCAAATCCTATCAGGAAGGAGAATAGCGAGTTTGTGTTGTCACATGGATTCATTGTCAACCAGATGTACTGTGATCCCCAAATCTACGACATTGTCTATAAATACTTGCCAGTCCAGCTTGTATTTAGTGGGACCTACTTTGGGTTTATCTTAATGCGTGTAGTGTTCTACATGAAATCCCAAAAAAACCTTAATCTCCTCAGCATTTTACTTTCTTAATGGtcgaatatttaaaaatatttcgttTCATTTTTCTAACAAAATGGTAAAGTGGAGACGTGATTCTGGAAATGACCTACATATATAAGCAGAGCAGTTCGTTCTATTCTTTTACCCTCAATTGCACCGCACCCTTTATGGAAAGTGCATTTTGATAATTCCAAGAGCACTCATCATCGTGTTTGGACCACCTTCATATCGAATTACCCATAGTTACTTATCTTTTTAGATTTTAGGAGCCAACTCCAAGtaggttaatttttttgttttt
This window harbors:
- the LOC115232143 gene encoding G protein-activated inward rectifier potassium channel 4-like — its product is MKMSGWGYMRKIKDLYNTFLDLAWWKVCLIYPIVFIISWLFFGLLWFQISKEKGQCLANVDSFYSAFLFSLETQRTIGYGHRYIRQTCFSSYVVLVLQSSIGIVIHALMVGMMYDRFSKNNNRAQTILFSRNAVICQRDNFPCFVFRTANLQATGLVDCQVVLKFVYSTITEEQETILLDFINLQVGEDDVSQEIEFCTPVLIAHRITPASPIYDYLEKGLEESQFEILVLLTGCDEATGVTIQARVSYLPRDIILNHRFVMIESLSNSNDWILDFKKFHSILPE